In one window of Camelus dromedarius isolate mCamDro1 chromosome 7, mCamDro1.pat, whole genome shotgun sequence DNA:
- the TAC1 gene encoding protachykinin-1 isoform X3 has translation MPMFLFVFHPQPPGLKKSNMKILVALAVFFLVSTQMFAEEIGANDDLNYWSDWSDSDQIKEELPEPFEHLLQRIARRPKPQQFFGLMGKRDADSSVEKQVALLKALYGLGQISHKMAYERSAMQNYERRRK, from the exons ATGCCTATGTTCCTCTTTGTCTTCCATCCGCAGCCTCCTGGCTTGAAG AAATCCAACATGAAAATCCTCGTGGCCTTGGCAGTCTTTTTTCTTGTCTCCACTCaaatgtttgcagaagaaatCGGAGCCAATGATGATCTGAATTATTGGTCGGACTGGTCCGATAGCGACCAGATCAAG GAGGAGCTGCCCGAGCCCTTTGAGCATCTTCTGCAGAGAATCGCCCGGAGACCCAAGCCTCAGCAGTTCTTCGGATTAATGGGCAAACGGGATGCCG ATTCCTCAGTTGAAAAACAAGTGGCCCTGTTAAAGGCTCTTTATG GACTTGGCCAGATCTCTCATAAAA TGGCTTACGAACGGAGTGCAATGCAGAATTACGAAAGAAGACGTAAATGA
- the TAC1 gene encoding protachykinin-1 isoform X6 gives MKILVALAVFFLVSTQMFAEEIGANDDLNYWSDWSDSDQIKEELPEPFEHLLQRIARRPKPQQFFGLMGKRDAGLGQISHKRHKTDSFVGLMGKRALNSVAYERSAMQNYERRRK, from the exons ATGAAAATCCTCGTGGCCTTGGCAGTCTTTTTTCTTGTCTCCACTCaaatgtttgcagaagaaatCGGAGCCAATGATGATCTGAATTATTGGTCGGACTGGTCCGATAGCGACCAGATCAAG GAGGAGCTGCCCGAGCCCTTTGAGCATCTTCTGCAGAGAATCGCCCGGAGACCCAAGCCTCAGCAGTTCTTCGGATTAATGGGCAAACGGGATGCCG GACTTGGCCAGATCTCTCATAAAA GGCATAAAACAGATTCCTTTGTTGGACTAATGGGCAAAAGAGCTTTAAATTCTG TGGCTTACGAACGGAGTGCAATGCAGAATTACGAAAGAAGACGTAAATGA
- the TAC1 gene encoding protachykinin-1 isoform X5, which translates to MPMFLFVFHPQPPGLKKSNMKILVALAVFFLVSTQMFAEEIGANDDLNYWSDWSDSDQIKEELPEPFEHLLQRIARRPKPQQFFGLMGKRDAGLGQISHKMAYERSAMQNYERRRK; encoded by the exons ATGCCTATGTTCCTCTTTGTCTTCCATCCGCAGCCTCCTGGCTTGAAG AAATCCAACATGAAAATCCTCGTGGCCTTGGCAGTCTTTTTTCTTGTCTCCACTCaaatgtttgcagaagaaatCGGAGCCAATGATGATCTGAATTATTGGTCGGACTGGTCCGATAGCGACCAGATCAAG GAGGAGCTGCCCGAGCCCTTTGAGCATCTTCTGCAGAGAATCGCCCGGAGACCCAAGCCTCAGCAGTTCTTCGGATTAATGGGCAAACGGGATGCCG GACTTGGCCAGATCTCTCATAAAA TGGCTTACGAACGGAGTGCAATGCAGAATTACGAAAGAAGACGTAAATGA
- the TAC1 gene encoding protachykinin-1 isoform X1 produces the protein MPMFLFVFHPQPPGLKKSNMKILVALAVFFLVSTQMFAEEIGANDDLNYWSDWSDSDQIKEELPEPFEHLLQRIARRPKPQQFFGLMGKRDADSSVEKQVALLKALYGLGQISHKRHKTDSFVGLMGKRALNSVAYERSAMQNYERRRK, from the exons ATGCCTATGTTCCTCTTTGTCTTCCATCCGCAGCCTCCTGGCTTGAAG AAATCCAACATGAAAATCCTCGTGGCCTTGGCAGTCTTTTTTCTTGTCTCCACTCaaatgtttgcagaagaaatCGGAGCCAATGATGATCTGAATTATTGGTCGGACTGGTCCGATAGCGACCAGATCAAG GAGGAGCTGCCCGAGCCCTTTGAGCATCTTCTGCAGAGAATCGCCCGGAGACCCAAGCCTCAGCAGTTCTTCGGATTAATGGGCAAACGGGATGCCG ATTCCTCAGTTGAAAAACAAGTGGCCCTGTTAAAGGCTCTTTATG GACTTGGCCAGATCTCTCATAAAA GGCATAAAACAGATTCCTTTGTTGGACTAATGGGCAAAAGAGCTTTAAATTCTG TGGCTTACGAACGGAGTGCAATGCAGAATTACGAAAGAAGACGTAAATGA
- the TAC1 gene encoding protachykinin-1 isoform X2 → MPMFLFVFHPQPPGLKKSNMKILVALAVFFLVSTQMFAEEIGANDDLNYWSDWSDSDQIKEELPEPFEHLLQRIARRPKPQQFFGLMGKRDAGLGQISHKRHKTDSFVGLMGKRALNSVAYERSAMQNYERRRK, encoded by the exons ATGCCTATGTTCCTCTTTGTCTTCCATCCGCAGCCTCCTGGCTTGAAG AAATCCAACATGAAAATCCTCGTGGCCTTGGCAGTCTTTTTTCTTGTCTCCACTCaaatgtttgcagaagaaatCGGAGCCAATGATGATCTGAATTATTGGTCGGACTGGTCCGATAGCGACCAGATCAAG GAGGAGCTGCCCGAGCCCTTTGAGCATCTTCTGCAGAGAATCGCCCGGAGACCCAAGCCTCAGCAGTTCTTCGGATTAATGGGCAAACGGGATGCCG GACTTGGCCAGATCTCTCATAAAA GGCATAAAACAGATTCCTTTGTTGGACTAATGGGCAAAAGAGCTTTAAATTCTG TGGCTTACGAACGGAGTGCAATGCAGAATTACGAAAGAAGACGTAAATGA
- the TAC1 gene encoding protachykinin-1 isoform X7, with the protein MKILVALAVFFLVSTQMFAEEIGANDDLNYWSDWSDSDQIKEELPEPFEHLLQRIARRPKPQQFFGLMGKRDADSSVEKQVALLKALYGLGQISHKMAYERSAMQNYERRRK; encoded by the exons ATGAAAATCCTCGTGGCCTTGGCAGTCTTTTTTCTTGTCTCCACTCaaatgtttgcagaagaaatCGGAGCCAATGATGATCTGAATTATTGGTCGGACTGGTCCGATAGCGACCAGATCAAG GAGGAGCTGCCCGAGCCCTTTGAGCATCTTCTGCAGAGAATCGCCCGGAGACCCAAGCCTCAGCAGTTCTTCGGATTAATGGGCAAACGGGATGCCG ATTCCTCAGTTGAAAAACAAGTGGCCCTGTTAAAGGCTCTTTATG GACTTGGCCAGATCTCTCATAAAA TGGCTTACGAACGGAGTGCAATGCAGAATTACGAAAGAAGACGTAAATGA
- the TAC1 gene encoding protachykinin-1 isoform X4, whose product MKILVALAVFFLVSTQMFAEEIGANDDLNYWSDWSDSDQIKEELPEPFEHLLQRIARRPKPQQFFGLMGKRDADSSVEKQVALLKALYGLGQISHKRHKTDSFVGLMGKRALNSVAYERSAMQNYERRRK is encoded by the exons ATGAAAATCCTCGTGGCCTTGGCAGTCTTTTTTCTTGTCTCCACTCaaatgtttgcagaagaaatCGGAGCCAATGATGATCTGAATTATTGGTCGGACTGGTCCGATAGCGACCAGATCAAG GAGGAGCTGCCCGAGCCCTTTGAGCATCTTCTGCAGAGAATCGCCCGGAGACCCAAGCCTCAGCAGTTCTTCGGATTAATGGGCAAACGGGATGCCG ATTCCTCAGTTGAAAAACAAGTGGCCCTGTTAAAGGCTCTTTATG GACTTGGCCAGATCTCTCATAAAA GGCATAAAACAGATTCCTTTGTTGGACTAATGGGCAAAAGAGCTTTAAATTCTG TGGCTTACGAACGGAGTGCAATGCAGAATTACGAAAGAAGACGTAAATGA